The stretch of DNA GGTGTAAATCCAGCCGTGCCGGGGCTGCCACCCCTCCATTTTCGGGCCGGCCTTGGCGGTCTTCACGTGCTTGTGCTCGGGAATCATCTGCCCCGGCAGCAGGAAAATCTCGTGGCCGAAATAGTTGTCCTTCTCGTTGTTCATCCAGAAAATGCCGCCCATGCCCACCTCGGCGAAATTTCCCAGACCAAAGTCGGCCACCCAGAAGTCCGCAGTGCGCAGCCGGTCAACGATGGGATACCCGAAGGCCTCGAACATCTCGTAGTAGGCCTGCTTGGCCTTCTCCTGGTTGAACGTGCCATCCGCGTTGTAGAAATATTCGTTGGGGTACTTCTTGATCGTCACCGTTTTCTCCTCCGCGCCCACGGCGCCCAGAAAGGTCCCAGCCGCCACGAGAACCGCCAAAGACAGCACTGCCGCCAGCGCGGCGCTTTTCATGTGTTTCATGCCAGGTCTCCTTGCTTTGTCCGCCGTTGGCGGGTTATTTGGCCTTGAGGTCGTTGTAAAGCTGGAACGCCTTCTCCGGCGTCTCCAGCGTGTGGACGACGGCGCCCACGGCCTGCGCCATGGCCACCGGGTCGCCCGCCGCGAAGATGTTCCTGCCCATGTCCACGCCCATCGCGCCCTGGTCTATGGCCTTGTGCGCCATTTTCAGCGCGTCGAGTTCGGGAAGTTTCTTGCCGCCCGCGATGACCACCGGCACCGGGCAGCCCGCCACCACCTCCTCGAAGCCCGGCTCGCAGTAATAGGTCTTCACGAAATGGACGCCCAGTTCCGCGATGACCCGGCAGGCCAGTCCCAGATAACGCGCGTCGCGCACCATTTCCTTGCCCACCGCCGTCACGCCCAGCGTCGGCAGACCGTAGCGGTTGCCCTCGTTGATGAGGTAGGCCAGATTGTCCAGGGTTTCACGCTCGAATTCCGCGCCGATGCAGGCCTGCGCCGTGATGGCCGACGCGTTCAGCGCCAGCGCCTCCTCCACCGTCACGCCAATCACCTCGTTGCTCAGCTCACGCAGCACGGTTGCGCCCGTGCTGCACCGCATCACCACGGGTTTGCGCACTTCCGGGCTGATGCAGGTGCGCAGCCCGCCCCGCGTGCACATCAGGCAGTCCACGTGCGGGATGAGCGGGGGAACCACCAGGTCCAGCCGCTCCAGGCCCGTCGTCGGCCCCATGATGTAGCCGTGGTCAAAGGCCAGCATCACCGTCCGGCCCGATTTCGGGTTGAAGATTTGGGACAGGCGGTTCTTCATCCCCCAATAGAGGTGCGCGGACCCCTTCAGGAAGAAGCCCGGCGTCTCCATGGGGATGCCGATGCCGTAGTTTTTCTCGTCGCCGCCCTGTGATTTTTCCGCGTCAGGCATGTTCTTCCACTCCTTTAGAAAATCCCTTGAAAATGAGGGACACGGACGTCGCGCCCGGGTCCTGCGTGCCAATGCTCTGTTCCTTGATGTTCCGCGCGCGGCCAAAACGCGCCTGCAGCGCCGCCGTGGCCTCAGCCCCGGCCCGGGCCGCCTCCGCCGCGAGGTGAAGCGCCTCCACCACTTCCGCGCCGCCGTCCGCCGCGGCGCGCAGGGCCCCCACGGCGGGAATCAGCGCGTCCAGCATGGTCTTGTCGCCCGGCTGGGCCTTGGTCTGCGCGCGCACCCCGGCGAGGCCCGCCTCGAAGAGGCCCGCCAGCGCCGGTGTGTCCAACCCCTCCGCCTCGCCCGCGGCCTCCGCCATGGACATGAAGAGCATGCCGAGCAGCGGCCCCGTGGCGCCGCCGTCCACGCCGAGAATGCCCCAGCCCACGTCGTTCAGCAGGGCTTTCAGCCCGCCGTCCGCCGCATCGGCGGCCTGCTCCAGCCGGGCCATCGCGCGGACCATGGTCGTGCCGTGGTCCCCGTCGCCGCCCACCGAGTCCAGCCTGCCCAGCAGTTCGTGGTTTGCCCGGATTTCCGCCGCGGCGCCCCGGAGCATCCGGAGCATGGTTTCAAATGTGACCTGCCGTGCCACGGCCGCCCCCTATCTGACCGTCAGCGCGGGGCTGTCGCACGGCGCGTCCCACAGGGCTTTCAACTCGCTGTCCAGTTTTCCGACGCACATCTGGAAGCCGCCCATCTCCTGCACGGTGAGGAACTCGCCCACCAGGGACCGGGCCAGGGTCATGCCCTTTGCCTCGAGCAACTGCCCAACCCGCCGCAGCACCAGGTACAGCTCCATCAGCGTGGTCGCGCCCACGCCGTTCAGCATCA from Candidatus Hydrogenedentota bacterium encodes:
- the dhaL gene encoding dihydroxyacetone kinase subunit L, whose translation is MARQVTFETMLRMLRGAAAEIRANHELLGRLDSVGGDGDHGTTMVRAMARLEQAADAADGGLKALLNDVGWGILGVDGGATGPLLGMLFMSMAEAAGEAEGLDTPALAGLFEAGLAGVRAQTKAQPGDKTMLDALIPAVGALRAAADGGAEVVEALHLAAEAARAGAEATAALQARFGRARNIKEQSIGTQDPGATSVSLIFKGFSKGVEEHA
- the lsrF gene encoding 3-hydroxy-5-phosphonooxypentane-2,4-dione thiolase codes for the protein MPDAEKSQGGDEKNYGIGIPMETPGFFLKGSAHLYWGMKNRLSQIFNPKSGRTVMLAFDHGYIMGPTTGLERLDLVVPPLIPHVDCLMCTRGGLRTCISPEVRKPVVMRCSTGATVLRELSNEVIGVTVEEALALNASAITAQACIGAEFERETLDNLAYLINEGNRYGLPTLGVTAVGKEMVRDARYLGLACRVIAELGVHFVKTYYCEPGFEEVVAGCPVPVVIAGGKKLPELDALKMAHKAIDQGAMGVDMGRNIFAAGDPVAMAQAVGAVVHTLETPEKAFQLYNDLKAK